The genomic DNA GTTATGCATAATTATAATTCTGCTTCCCAGCGTAAAAGCCTCTTCTATATCATGAGTAACCAGCATAATTGTAAGTCCCAGCTCTTTTTGAAGCTTTTTTACCTGTTCCTGAAGCTTTCTTCTGTTTATCTCATCCAAAGCCCCAAAAGGCTCATCCATAAGCATTATTTCCGGACTTGACGCAAGAGCTCTTGCTATTCCAACCCTTTGCTGCTCTCCGCCGCTCAGCTCACGCGGATATTTTTTCAGATAATCATGCGGCAGATTCAGAAGCTCAAGAAGTTCCTCTGCCTTTTTTCTTTTTTCCTCGGAAGATTTATTCTGCAGTGTAAGAACGTAGCTGATATTCTCCTCAGTATTCAAATGAGGAAAAAGTCCTATACTCTGTACCACATAACCTATCTTTCTTCTCAGCCCTGTTTTATCCCATGCTTCTATTTCTTTATCCAGTATTTTCAGACTTCCTGAAGTTTTTTTCTCAAGACAGTTTACCATTTTCAAAAGAGTTGTTTTCCCATTTCCGCTTGTCCCCAGAATAGTTATAAACTCGCCCCTTTTT from Sebaldella termitidis ATCC 33386 includes the following:
- a CDS encoding ATP-binding cassette domain-containing protein — encoded protein: MTVIEFENVSKSYEKDKPVIKNLDLKVKRGEFITILGTSGNGKTTLLKMVNCLEKKTSGSLKILDKEIEAWDKTGLRRKIGYVVQSIGLFPHLNTEENISYVLTLQNKSSEEKRKKAEELLELLNLPHDYLKKYPRELSGGEQQRVGIARALASSPEIMLMDEPFGALDEINRRKLQEQVKKLQKELGLTIMLVTHDIEEAFTLGSRIIIMHNGKIEQIGTKEEYYQSENTKFVNEFLSEKLKFVYIKDNDISLNELKNLR